A region of the Pricia mediterranea genome:
AGCCGTCAAAGAGGGGGGCCTCCTTCCTCTGAATTTCCTCTTCTTCGCAGCTCTCGCATTTGGCCTGCACAAGGGGGCGGTCAATAGGTTTTGGTTGAACATCGGCGCATTTTGCCTGAAGCGTACCGATCGATTTTGCTTGGATGTTGTTATTACCTCCTTTTGGGCCGTCCGATCGGGTCTGGTCGATGCTGGGACCGTCCGAAGCGGTCTGCCCGTTCAGCCGCTGCATCACCCTATCTGCCATGGCATCGGCCTCTACCTCGTATTTGTCATTGGGCCGTCCGATGCTCAGCTTCGGTTGTAACGTCGTCGGACCAAAAAAAGAGGGGTCGGAATTATTTGATTTGGGGAGGGTAGACTTAGAGAAAAAAGAGCCCTGCCCTTCTTTATTGAAGAAAGGTTGCCGCTTGGCCTGAACGTTCGAGCCGGTGGAAGTGCTTGTTTTTGTTTTGGTTACCTGCAACTGGATTATGGGTTTGTAACTATTTCATTTATAAGCTCATGGGGGAAGTATCATTTTACTATGGGTTCTCCGATGCTTCGTAAACGACTACCCGTGGGCATGGGGGTCTCCATCAAGGCCGTTTAGCCATTCAACGGTCTCTTGATGGTCCGCAAAACTGTTCAACGCCTCCAGCGCACCGTTTTTATAGCGTACCGGTAAGCCTCGCAGCACGTCGGTCAGGTTGGCGAGCAATCGTGCCGGCGACGCTTCGGCCTTTGAAAGTTCGAAGGCGAGGTTTCCGGTCGTTTCCAAGAATTGCAAATAATTTTTCTTGGTGGTGATAGGGAGGCGTATTCCGAGCCTCTCAAAAACTGCCCTCACTGCTGCTTGGGTCTGCCGTCCCCAGCTTCCGTCTACCAGAACCTCCATTCCGAAGATATACTTCAGGGCCATTTGCAAGTAGTACGTCTCCGATCGAGAGCTTTCGTTAAAATCGACGGGTACACTGGTGTCGACGTGCCAATGGTCTTGGTGGTTTGGATAAAAATAGTTCAGTACGATTCCAAAATGTCGTCTTAAATAGGATTCGACCCCAATATAAAGCTCCTTTTGGTGCAAGAAATTGAGGGTGACCAAAGTATCGTTTTGCCAAAAAATAGCATCGAGGTCAAAGGCCCTCCCGTGGCCGTGCTGTCCGGGTTTGTTTACCAAAATACCGGCCGTCGTAATTACTTCGGGCACTCCAAGGGGACAATTTTTGAAAACCTCCTTAAACGCAGCTTCCAAGGTTTTCAAAAACAGGTCATCGACTGCGAAATCACGTGGGATTCCTCGCGTTCCATAAGGGTTACCCGTCAACCTTGCATAGTGGAGTGGAATGCCGTTGATATTGTTTATGATTTTCATCCGTTTATTTTTATTGTTCGAAAGATTGGATGTGGTGGACCAGATCGATTCCATATAACCCTGAGAAGAACGAGCCCCCCTGATTACGTCCATTCTGATACATTTTGAAATCTTCAAATTGACCTACTGATACATTTACAAATTGATTATCGCCACTCCACATACAACAGTTCCTTCATCCACGGCAGTTTGACCAGGCCCAGGTTCCACGGTAATCTATCGAGCAGCACGTCAAGGGCCTTTTGCTCTACAAACAGTTTCCAGCCGGCAGCTTCCCGGATCAATTTTCCCTCGCGCTGCAGGAAACCTTCCCGCAGTCCATCGGGGGAGGTGTTTCCCAAGACGCCCCAATGGTCGATTACCGCCTGCAACAGTTGGGTGCCCTCGTCCTTTTCAAAGGCCGTCAACCTCAGGGTATGGTCTATCGGCAGGTTTACGGGCATCCCACATAAAAACTTGGGAAGCACCAGGGCGTAATCGGCGGTTTTCTCCCCGCCTCCAGCCAGATCATGCAGCAGCAATACCGCCCTGCATTGGCGCTCGAAATCTTTGAACCCCGTGTCTTCCAGCAGTCCCAACTTTTCGAAAAACCGCTTTAGGAGCGGATGCAGCAGCACCATGCCGGCATGGGAAAGGAACTGGGGGACCACCAGGTCGTCCATACTTTCCCGGACCTCGGTCCGCGGTGTCGCAGGGCCTTTTTCCTTTATCTGCGATCCCGGCCGGTGGGCGGGAACCCTGTTTTCGTTGCCCTCGTCATCTTCCTTTATCTTTTGAAAGGTCTTGAAAAGCAAGGGATAGCGTTGGGCATATCTCTTCGGTTTCCCGATAAATTCCGACTTGTACGGCCAGAGCTCGGGATGCCGGACAAGTGTTTGCATCAGGTCGGAACCGGACGGCTTCGCCCGTCGTAGAACGACCTGTTGAAAGACAGATTTCCACAATTCCGTTTCCAAGGTCCTCCAGGCCGGTTGCCGCGCTTTGGCTCGCCATCCTGCCCTCCAACTGCGGAGTTCCCTGAAAAAATCCGGCAGGTCGGTCTGCGAATGGCCGGTGTACAGCTCGACCAGCGATTTCAGGATTTCTAGGTCATGCTGCAGCACCAGGCGGTGCAGAACCAGGGGCCGGTCTTTTGCAAGGGACCTCAACTGTTCGATGGCCCCATCTTCCAGCGCCAGGGTCTCCAGTACGCCGTTCAGCCAATCGGGTCGGGGCGCTACCGCGTACGGGGGCAGGCTGCCGTGTTCCAACCAGTATAGCCACAGGTTAAAATGGTGCCCGCGGATAGGTTGATGGACCGGCCGGAGCCGTTCCGTGCGACTTGTGCGATCTTCCCTTGTCGTGCGTTGAATGGCCTCCGTACAACGTGCTTCCATGAGCCCGATAATCCGGGCTACAAGGTCTTTCATTTCCTTCTTTTCAAGGGAGATTACCCCTAGGTCCAGTTCGAGTCTGGACAGCCGGACGATTTCGTCGGGGGCCACCAAGCGGTCGAACAGGCGCTCCATTTCCGGTACCAGGGCGTTCCATACCAGGTCGCTGACACGCTGTTGCAGCGCATAGGAATTTTTAGAGTCCCTAATTTCCAACTCCATGACCTGTTTCCCGATTAGGTGCCCGTTATCCATATCCCCTATTTAATTCATACCCCTAGTTTAAAAGCTGCTCCAATTGTGCCTTAATTTCTTTATTTGCCGACGCTTGCATTTCGTCCAGGTTCCAATCCATGCGCAGCTGTTCGTACGAAAAGCCCTTTGCCCTTAATTTTTGCAGGCTTTGCTTCAGGGCCTTCGTATCTTTTTTGCTCAACTTTTTCCCCTTCAGCAGCAACATATCGAGCAGGTGCCAGGTCGCATTTTTTAAGAGTTCCAGAAATCCCGAAAGGTTGTTGCCTTCGTGAAGGCTATAGCGATCGAAAAAGCTTACCAACTTCCCGTACTCCGAAATTGTTGGTGGATTTTTAAGGAAGGATTGGACCCGCTGATAGCTTTTGGTCCGCTGCGTGGCTTTATCGGCCCCTTCGGCAGCATTGACCCGGTACCGGGCATTTCTTTTTTGCACGAGGTCCAGGGTTTGCCCGGCTTCCGGCCTTTCGACAGCTTCCCCATCGGATGCCCCCGGTTTTGGGACGGCTCCCACT
Encoded here:
- a CDS encoding contractile injection system tape measure protein — protein: MDNGHLIGKQVMELEIRDSKNSYALQQRVSDLVWNALVPEMERLFDRLVAPDEIVRLSRLELDLGVISLEKKEMKDLVARIIGLMEARCTEAIQRTTREDRTSRTERLRPVHQPIRGHHFNLWLYWLEHGSLPPYAVAPRPDWLNGVLETLALEDGAIEQLRSLAKDRPLVLHRLVLQHDLEILKSLVELYTGHSQTDLPDFFRELRSWRAGWRAKARQPAWRTLETELWKSVFQQVVLRRAKPSGSDLMQTLVRHPELWPYKSEFIGKPKRYAQRYPLLFKTFQKIKEDDEGNENRVPAHRPGSQIKEKGPATPRTEVRESMDDLVVPQFLSHAGMVLLHPLLKRFFEKLGLLEDTGFKDFERQCRAVLLLHDLAGGGEKTADYALVLPKFLCGMPVNLPIDHTLRLTAFEKDEGTQLLQAVIDHWGVLGNTSPDGLREGFLQREGKLIREAAGWKLFVEQKALDVLLDRLPWNLGLVKLPWMKELLYVEWR